Genomic segment of Syntrophorhabdaceae bacterium:
GCGGGTGTGAAACTGATGCCCCATGCGCACCCCGAAGACCGCATTTACACGGTCATTTCGGGCCTGTTTTACATCGGCCTCGGGAAAACATTCGATCCGGATGAACTGAAAATGTACCCACCGGGAAGCGTGATCGTGCTGCCGGGGAATACGGCCCACTTTCACTGGGCAAAGTCGGGGGAATATGTCAGTCAAATCACCGGGACGGGCCCCCTCGGCATCAACTACATCGATTCCCGGGATGATCCGAGAAAGCAGTGAATTAAGATGGGAACTTAAAATCTTGTACGCAAGACTTTCCTGCACCGGCCGATGACGGGCGCACACAAAAAAGGGGTTAGATTTCTCTAACCCCTTAAT
This window contains:
- a CDS encoding cupin domain-containing protein, which translates into the protein MDPIVTTWTAAPGLSPFAFGELFPEDITWVSFPAFPDSVRLSVLVGDISKPSPYLIRVKVPAGVKLMPHAHPEDRIYTVISGLFYIGLGKTFDPDELKMYPPGSVIVLPGNTAHFHWAKSGEYVSQITGTGPLGINYIDSRDDPRKQ